The Candidatus Syntrophosphaera sp. genome has a window encoding:
- a CDS encoding trypsin-like peptidase domain-containing protein has translation MKTSTAVVLAIVVLILNVGISMMLINQYHQNLGLGQDAAAKIASTSLRHNDITAAVQAVEPAVVSVNVTKTQIVRGAYRGFGFFDFFGNIPMQRRVVSIGSGVIYDPSGLIVTNAHVVTGASEITIVLPDKREFDAVLIGIDETHDIAKLKIVGTNLPYAKLGNSQDLLIGEWAIALGNPYGFMMSDPKPTVSLGVISAINRSFAPQEGRSYRGMIQTDAAVNPGNSGGPLVNIKGEVIGINTFIFSETGGNIGIGFAIPAQQVSSILAAI, from the coding sequence ATGAAAACATCAACCGCAGTTGTCCTGGCGATCGTGGTGCTGATCCTCAATGTTGGCATCTCCATGATGCTGATCAACCAATACCACCAGAATCTCGGATTGGGGCAGGACGCTGCAGCGAAGATAGCCTCCACCAGCCTGCGCCATAACGACATCACCGCTGCCGTCCAGGCCGTCGAGCCAGCCGTGGTGAGCGTCAACGTCACCAAGACCCAGATCGTGCGCGGCGCCTACAGGGGTTTTGGCTTCTTCGATTTCTTCGGCAACATCCCCATGCAGCGCAGAGTGGTAAGCATCGGCAGCGGAGTCATTTACGATCCCAGCGGCCTGATCGTAACCAATGCCCACGTGGTCACCGGAGCCTCGGAGATCACGATCGTGCTGCCGGACAAGCGGGAATTTGACGCCGTTCTGATTGGCATCGACGAAACGCACGACATCGCCAAACTCAAGATCGTGGGCACAAACCTGCCTTATGCCAAACTGGGCAATTCCCAAGATCTGCTGATCGGGGAATGGGCCATAGCCTTGGGAAATCCCTACGGATTCATGATGAGCGACCCCAAACCCACTGTCTCGCTTGGAGTTATCTCCGCAATCAACCGCAGTTTCGCGCCTCAGGAAGGACGCAGCTACCGGGGCATGATCCAGACCGACGCGGCCGTCAATCCAGGAAACAGCGGCGGGCCTTTGGTCAACATCAAGGGTGAGGTGATTGGCATCAACACCTTCATCTTTTCCGAGACCGGAGGCAACATCGGCATTGGTTTTGCCATCCCGGCCCAGCAGGTGAGCTCCATCCTTGCCGCCATCTGA
- a CDS encoding metallophosphoesterase: protein MKLILSLLLICVSFGLAAVSPYNALGDTLTVIMSPILNVPAIHVPGETLFITCVAPASSSNWQAQLRHGSKTIDLNISSSQFLTNPERWELQATVPSVPVFELYDLRVNASGGIEDVTANAVRVIPTRKSSFYFVHITDLHLPTRIYYPDYSYDTDSTSVNDFRSVIQDINLINPEFVLLTGDLLNEGELENFAGQHWYGWTQRLLEELEVPVFVTAGNHDIGGWNATPPPQGSARRNWWRYFGWPWLDNPDSNWPRHTQDYDFFYGDLHFIGLEAYDNYDNWRANIYGGQSFIYTQMLWLNERLAFQPDKTKILFHHYDFSDQINLNALGADMELWGHIHYNSGSIYSHPYTLATRSVCNGNRAYRVVRVNGSQLQPQNTIYAGATGGSLYASFYPSNTASADSVLAIVSNNQPLAFEHSLLKFRMPPGNHGYSVINGVLSQVDRGAQENVCHVNVDLAANSVKYVSIASNSTAVEDPIQPPFSLISSAHPNPFASQLTVRLDSRAANPTLRIYNLRGELVREFGPSPDGKIVWDGRFASGRVAPAGIYLLQARQGKASELRRVVKIASD from the coding sequence ATGAAGCTAATCCTCTCTCTGCTCCTGATTTGCGTCAGCTTCGGACTGGCCGCGGTCAGCCCCTACAACGCCCTCGGCGACACCCTAACCGTGATCATGAGCCCCATCCTCAATGTGCCGGCCATCCACGTTCCGGGCGAAACCCTGTTCATCACCTGCGTCGCGCCTGCCTCAAGCTCCAACTGGCAGGCCCAACTCCGCCACGGCTCCAAGACGATAGACCTGAACATCAGCAGCAGCCAGTTTTTGACCAACCCCGAGCGCTGGGAATTGCAGGCGACGGTGCCTTCCGTGCCGGTTTTTGAGCTCTATGACCTGCGCGTAAACGCCTCCGGAGGCATCGAAGACGTCACCGCCAACGCCGTGCGCGTGATCCCCACCCGCAAAAGCAGCTTTTATTTCGTCCACATCACGGACCTGCATCTGCCCACCCGCATCTACTATCCCGATTACAGCTACGACACGGATTCCACCTCGGTGAACGACTTTCGCAGCGTAATCCAGGACATCAATCTGATCAATCCGGAATTCGTGCTGCTCACCGGCGATCTGCTCAATGAAGGCGAACTGGAAAACTTTGCCGGGCAGCATTGGTATGGCTGGACCCAGCGACTTTTGGAGGAGCTTGAGGTTCCCGTTTTCGTGACGGCCGGAAACCACGACATCGGTGGCTGGAACGCGACCCCGCCGCCTCAGGGCAGCGCGCGCCGCAACTGGTGGCGCTATTTTGGCTGGCCCTGGTTGGACAATCCCGATTCCAACTGGCCCCGGCACACCCAGGATTACGATTTCTTCTATGGCGACCTGCATTTCATCGGCCTGGAGGCCTATGACAACTATGACAACTGGCGGGCCAATATCTATGGCGGGCAGAGCTTTATCTACACCCAGATGCTCTGGCTGAACGAGCGCCTCGCCTTCCAGCCGGACAAGACCAAAATCCTCTTCCACCACTACGATTTTTCCGATCAGATCAACCTCAATGCCCTCGGCGCCGACATGGAACTCTGGGGCCATATCCATTACAACAGCGGCTCCATCTACTCCCATCCCTACACCCTTGCCACCCGCAGCGTCTGCAACGGAAACCGCGCCTATCGCGTGGTCCGGGTCAACGGCTCCCAACTCCAGCCCCAGAACACGATCTATGCCGGAGCGACGGGCGGCAGCCTGTACGCGAGCTTTTATCCCTCCAACACGGCCAGCGCGGACAGCGTTTTGGCGATCGTTTCCAACAATCAGCCTCTGGCCTTTGAACACAGCCTCCTCAAATTCCGCATGCCGCCAGGAAACCATGGCTACAGCGTGATCAACGGAGTTTTGTCCCAGGTGGACCGCGGCGCCCAGGAGAATGTCTGCCACGTGAATGTCGATCTGGCCGCCAATTCAGTTAAGTACGTAAGTATTGCCAGCAATTCCACAGCAGTTGAAGATCCCATCCAGCCGCCTTTCTCCCTCATCAGCAGCGCGCATCCCAATCCCTTTGCCTCCCAACTCACGGTGCGGCTCGATTCCCGGGCGGCCAACCCCACTCTCAGGATCTACAACCTGCGCGGGGAACTGGTCCGCGAATTTGGCCCTTCGCCGGATGGAAAGATCGTCTGGGACGGGCGTTTTGCCTCTGGCAGAGTCGCCCCGGCTGGGATCTATCTGCTCCAGGCCAGGCAGGGAAAGGCTTCCGAGCTGCGCCGGGTGGTCAAGATAGCCTCAGACTAG